A portion of the Bacillus thuringiensis genome contains these proteins:
- a CDS encoding GntR family transcriptional regulator: MNIDKYSPFPIYYQIQEWVKQLIEDGEWKPGDKIPSENELCDKFEVSRMTIRQAINNLVEQGYLYRKRGIGTFVQLPKVEQKLQGMTGFTEDMISRGMNPSSQLLSFRLVPATAKIADRLRIQEGESVYEVRRIRLADDEPIAFETTYLSPALVKDINEEILQQSLYEHLEKKLGFKLVSATQSIEASVATENEAEHLHIPKKAPVLVMRQWSYSEGEIPLEYVKCIYRGDRYKFITNIARNK, from the coding sequence ATGAACATCGACAAGTATTCACCATTTCCGATCTATTATCAGATTCAAGAGTGGGTGAAACAGCTAATTGAGGACGGCGAATGGAAGCCGGGAGATAAAATCCCATCTGAGAATGAACTTTGTGATAAGTTCGAAGTGAGTCGTATGACAATCAGACAGGCGATTAATAATTTAGTGGAACAAGGCTATTTATATCGGAAGCGTGGAATTGGAACATTTGTCCAACTTCCGAAAGTGGAACAAAAATTGCAAGGAATGACGGGATTCACAGAAGATATGATTTCTCGTGGAATGAACCCAAGTAGTCAATTACTTAGTTTCCGCCTAGTTCCAGCTACTGCTAAAATAGCAGACCGGTTGAGAATACAGGAGGGGGAATCGGTTTATGAAGTGAGGCGTATTCGCTTAGCTGATGATGAACCGATTGCTTTTGAGACGACATATTTGTCGCCAGCTCTTGTAAAAGATATTAACGAAGAGATATTGCAACAATCTTTATATGAACATTTAGAGAAAAAACTGGGCTTTAAACTTGTTAGCGCTACTCAGTCAATTGAAGCTTCTGTTGCGACGGAAAATGAAGCTGAACATCTGCATATTCCTAAAAAGGCGCCTGTACTTGTAATGCGTCAATGGTCATATTCAGAAGGTGAGATACCGCTAGAGTACGTGAAATGTATTTATCGTGGAGATCGTTATAAATTTATTACGAATATCGCACGTAACAAATAG
- the nagB gene encoding glucosamine-6-phosphate deaminase: MNILVVKTPEELAEAGYKLIEEVVKTKENPTLGMATGSSPLGIYAEMRKNKLDTSRVTTVNLDEYVNLPHEDKNSYHYFMQEQLFDHLPFKQTYVPNGMASDLEEECKRYEGILTANPVDLQILGIGENGHIGFNEPGTPFNSPTNIVELTESTRQANLRFFEKEEDVPTHAITMGIGSIMKAKQVLLVAMGAKKAEAVKELLQGEYSEECPATVLQRHPNVTVIADQEALSLCSEAIADEHRQVFTISDLLSDSRVGETAN; this comes from the coding sequence ATGAATATTCTTGTTGTAAAAACTCCAGAAGAACTAGCAGAAGCAGGTTATAAATTAATCGAAGAAGTTGTAAAAACAAAAGAAAATCCAACATTAGGAATGGCTACAGGAAGCTCTCCATTAGGTATTTATGCAGAAATGCGAAAAAATAAACTTGATACAAGCCGTGTAACCACTGTAAACTTAGATGAGTACGTAAATTTACCACATGAAGATAAAAACAGCTATCACTATTTCATGCAAGAACAGTTGTTTGATCATCTTCCATTTAAACAAACTTATGTACCAAACGGGATGGCAAGTGATTTAGAGGAAGAGTGCAAACGTTACGAGGGCATTCTAACTGCTAACCCAGTTGACCTACAGATTCTTGGAATCGGTGAAAACGGTCACATCGGATTTAACGAGCCAGGAACACCGTTTAATTCTCCAACGAACATTGTTGAATTAACAGAATCTACACGCCAAGCAAACCTTCGCTTCTTCGAAAAAGAAGAAGATGTGCCAACTCATGCGATTACAATGGGAATTGGAAGCATTATGAAAGCGAAACAAGTTCTACTTGTAGCTATGGGAGCTAAAAAGGCAGAAGCTGTTAAAGAATTATTGCAAGGTGAATATAGTGAAGAGTGTCCGGCAACAGTTTTACAACGTCATCCGAATGTAACCGTAATCGCAGATCAAGAAGCTCTATCTTTATGCAGTGAGGCGATTGCTGATGAACATCGACAAGTATTCACCATTTCCGATCTATTATCAGATTCAAGAGTGGGTGAAACAGCTAATTGA
- the nagA gene encoding N-acetylglucosamine-6-phosphate deacetylase, whose translation MKTQIVINAKIYTGQEIVENGFIRYAETIKEIGLMAQYVPQENETVFDATGKIVIPGMIDVHIHGGYDIDAMDANSDGLVTLGKEMLKEGVTTYFPTTMTQAPEAIEAALTAAKEAKEKGAHFEYIHLEGPYVSKKRAGAQPLEHIVPANIEQFKQWQEASGNLIKLVTYAPEEEGALEFEQYLAETGVVGTMGHTDAIDAQLKNRKITHATHLYNQMRGLHHREPGVVGHVLLNPDVMVEVITDGIHIHPDMVKLAYKLKGPKKVSVITDAMRAKGLEDGLYELGGQPVHVKDGSARLEDGTLAGSILKMDQAFRNVIEFTGCSIEDAVLMTSVNQAEEFGLNNKGALSVGKDADFVVMNEDLHVYDTVRLGIHMKEGK comes from the coding sequence ATGAAAACGCAAATTGTCATCAATGCCAAAATTTACACAGGTCAAGAAATAGTGGAAAACGGATTTATCCGTTACGCAGAAACCATTAAAGAAATTGGTTTGATGGCTCAATATGTACCACAAGAAAATGAAACTGTTTTTGATGCTACAGGGAAGATTGTAATTCCAGGTATGATCGATGTTCATATTCATGGTGGATACGATATTGATGCGATGGATGCAAATAGCGATGGGTTAGTAACTCTAGGTAAAGAAATGTTAAAAGAAGGGGTTACAACTTACTTCCCAACAACAATGACACAAGCTCCAGAGGCAATTGAAGCAGCGCTAACCGCTGCGAAAGAAGCAAAAGAAAAAGGAGCACATTTCGAATATATTCACTTAGAAGGACCTTATGTTTCAAAGAAACGTGCAGGTGCACAACCACTTGAACATATCGTTCCTGCAAATATTGAGCAATTTAAACAATGGCAAGAAGCAAGTGGGAATTTAATTAAATTAGTAACATATGCACCAGAAGAAGAGGGAGCATTAGAGTTTGAACAATATCTTGCTGAAACTGGTGTAGTTGGCACAATGGGGCATACAGATGCAATTGATGCGCAACTAAAAAATAGAAAGATTACACATGCGACACATTTATACAATCAAATGCGTGGATTACATCACCGTGAGCCAGGAGTTGTTGGTCATGTGTTATTAAATCCAGATGTAATGGTTGAAGTAATTACAGATGGTATTCATATTCACCCTGATATGGTGAAATTAGCATATAAGTTAAAAGGACCGAAAAAAGTAAGTGTTATTACTGACGCAATGCGCGCAAAAGGTCTTGAAGATGGATTATATGAGCTTGGCGGACAGCCAGTACATGTAAAAGATGGTAGTGCTCGATTAGAAGATGGAACGTTAGCTGGTAGTATTCTAAAAATGGATCAAGCTTTCCGAAATGTAATTGAATTTACAGGTTGTTCAATCGAAGATGCAGTACTGATGACATCAGTTAACCAAGCAGAAGAGTTTGGATTAAATAATAAAGGTGCATTATCGGTAGGAAAAGATGCAGACTTTGTTGTGATGAATGAAGATTTACATGTATATGATACGGTTCGTTTAGGAATTCATATGAAGGAAGGGAAGTAA
- a CDS encoding ComEC/Rec2 family competence protein, whose protein sequence is MRGMRIILLLVSVLLCFSLNSASAKRYMMSIHTTSPLHMHRQHLSKMKVSFLKVGQGDATLIIMPNGQTMLIDGGPYEAGEVIIQKLIEKGINHLDVIVSTHPDMDHIGGLIPIVEQMPVSLILDSGKTYSSLTYHTYRNNIKKRGIPFVSVKEGQYIPLDPHVSIQVLNNGKSKDENNESSIVLKVRYGKADFLLMGDADVRTEHEILKQFDVHADVLKVGHHGSYTSTSETFIKKVEPQFAILSYGSSNPYGHPHQSVVKRLKRHGIMVYRTNKRTVEIETDGEHVMLESSGLMPLLK, encoded by the coding sequence ATGAGAGGTATGCGGATTATTCTACTATTAGTTTCTGTTTTATTATGTTTTTCTTTAAATAGCGCATCAGCTAAAAGGTATATGATGTCCATTCATACTACGTCTCCTTTACATATGCATCGGCAACATCTTAGTAAAATGAAAGTGAGCTTTTTAAAAGTGGGGCAAGGTGATGCAACACTTATCATAATGCCAAACGGACAAACAATGTTAATTGATGGTGGACCTTATGAAGCAGGAGAGGTTATTATTCAGAAATTAATTGAGAAAGGGATTAATCATTTAGATGTAATTGTCAGTACGCATCCCGATATGGATCATATAGGGGGGTTAATTCCAATTGTAGAGCAAATGCCGGTATCGCTTATATTAGATAGCGGAAAAACATATAGTTCTCTTACTTATCATACATATCGGAATAATATTAAAAAAAGAGGGATACCTTTCGTTTCAGTAAAGGAAGGGCAATATATACCGCTGGATCCACATGTTTCTATACAGGTATTAAACAATGGGAAATCAAAAGATGAAAATAATGAATCCTCAATTGTTTTAAAGGTACGATATGGAAAAGCGGATTTTTTATTAATGGGTGACGCGGATGTAAGGACAGAACATGAAATATTAAAACAATTTGATGTACATGCAGATGTTTTAAAAGTGGGGCATCACGGCTCGTATACTTCAACAAGTGAAACGTTTATAAAAAAAGTGGAGCCGCAGTTTGCTATTCTGTCTTACGGGAGTAGTAATCCGTATGGACATCCTCACCAAAGTGTAGTAAAACGCTTAAAAAGGCACGGTATAATGGTATATAGAACGAATAAACGTACAGTAGAAATAGAAACAGATGGTGAACATGTTATGTTAGAGTCTAGCGGGTTAATGCCATTGTTGAAGTGA
- the scpB gene encoding segregation/condensation protein ScpB — protein MDRKEQKSIIEGLLFVSGDEGIYPEQIAKVLEIEMNEVINILEEMQQECEGANRGLQIVQYAKVYRFATKKEHASYYQKLIDTPTAASLSQAALETLAIVAYRQPITRTEMEEIRGVKTDKALQTLVSHLLIKEMGRAEGPGRPILYGTTKEFLDTFGLKTLDDLPPLSEENEQMNEADLFFGSLQEISK, from the coding sequence ATGGATAGGAAAGAACAAAAGTCAATTATTGAAGGCCTTTTATTTGTTTCTGGTGATGAAGGGATTTATCCAGAACAAATAGCGAAAGTTCTTGAAATTGAAATGAATGAAGTAATTAATATTTTAGAAGAAATGCAACAAGAATGTGAAGGTGCAAACCGTGGTTTGCAAATTGTACAGTATGCAAAAGTATATCGTTTTGCTACAAAGAAAGAACATGCTTCATATTATCAAAAATTAATAGATACACCAACAGCTGCTTCACTCTCACAAGCTGCCCTCGAAACGTTAGCGATTGTTGCATATCGTCAACCAATCACAAGGACTGAAATGGAAGAGATTAGAGGAGTTAAAACCGATAAGGCGTTACAAACGTTGGTTTCACATTTACTTATAAAAGAAATGGGAAGAGCAGAAGGACCAGGGCGTCCTATTTTATACGGAACAACAAAAGAATTTTTGGACACATTTGGATTGAAAACATTAGATGATTTACCGCCGCTTTCTGAAGAGAATGAACAAATGAATGAAGCGGATTTATTCTTCGGTTCCTTACAAGAGATATCGAAATAA
- the scpA gene encoding segregation/condensation protein A, translating into MQYNFKVEAFEGPLDLLLHLIHRYEIDIYNIPVADITEQYLSYVHTMKELQLDVASEYLVMAATLLQIKSKMLLPKHEEDVLDNGDDFIDDPRQELMERLIEYKKYKQVATELKEREQERAQLYTRPPIDFTSLQQEEETNLPLDVTLYDMLAAFQKLMRRKKAKKPVTTRITRQEIPIEQRMTDILKQLKIKGGRQSFYDLFVDDEREIMVVTFLAVLELMKNQQIIIEQEHNFDEIFVSSSNKSA; encoded by the coding sequence GTGCAATATAATTTTAAAGTAGAGGCTTTTGAAGGGCCTTTAGATCTATTGTTACATTTAATACATCGTTATGAAATTGATATATATAATATTCCTGTAGCGGATATTACAGAGCAATATTTATCTTATGTGCATACGATGAAAGAACTTCAATTAGATGTTGCAAGTGAGTATTTAGTAATGGCCGCAACGTTATTACAAATTAAAAGTAAAATGTTGTTGCCGAAACATGAAGAAGATGTACTTGATAACGGTGATGATTTTATAGATGATCCTCGTCAAGAATTGATGGAGAGGTTAATTGAATATAAGAAATATAAGCAAGTTGCTACTGAGTTAAAAGAAAGAGAACAAGAAAGAGCACAGCTATATACACGTCCACCAATTGACTTTACATCGTTGCAACAAGAAGAAGAGACAAACTTGCCTCTTGATGTTACGTTATATGATATGCTAGCGGCATTTCAAAAATTAATGCGCCGTAAAAAGGCAAAGAAACCTGTAACAACACGTATTACTCGTCAAGAAATACCAATTGAACAGCGAATGACTGATATTTTAAAGCAGTTAAAAATAAAGGGTGGTCGCCAAAGTTTTTATGATTTGTTTGTTGATGATGAACGTGAAATAATGGTTGTAACATTTTTAGCAGTTCTGGAACTTATGAAAAATCAACAAATCATAATTGAGCAAGAACATAATTTTGATGAAATTTTCGTATCAAGCTCTAATAAATCTGCATAG
- a CDS encoding YjcZ family sporulation protein, translating to MGHVDCGFSGGFALLVVLFILLIIVGAACFC from the coding sequence ATGGGTCACGTTGATTGTGGTTTTAGCGGTGGGTTCGCATTACTTGTTGTACTGTTTATTTTACTAATTATTGTAGGAGCAGCTTGCTTCTGCTAA
- a CDS encoding DUF309 domain-containing protein yields MYPTEYIQFLIHFQGDYDYFECHEILEEYWKTKPRGNRDHYLVGLIQIAVSLYHQRRANWNGSTKMMKSAITILEKSSVPLQRLGINQVQLLFLLNERLQSIHKKERFVPLFLPLSDPSLEKQCIELCQKQNLSWKDLNAIPGEYIIHKHTLRDRTEVITERNEQLQKRKQR; encoded by the coding sequence ATGTATCCTACCGAATACATACAATTTTTAATTCATTTCCAAGGAGATTACGACTATTTTGAATGCCACGAAATACTAGAAGAGTACTGGAAGACAAAACCAAGAGGAAATCGTGACCATTACTTAGTGGGTCTCATTCAAATTGCAGTTTCTTTGTACCACCAAAGGCGTGCTAACTGGAATGGCTCCACAAAAATGATGAAAAGCGCAATCACAATTTTAGAAAAAAGCAGTGTGCCTTTACAACGTTTAGGAATTAATCAAGTACAACTTCTTTTCTTGCTCAATGAAAGATTGCAATCTATCCATAAAAAAGAACGTTTTGTACCTTTATTTTTACCCTTATCAGATCCATCGTTAGAGAAGCAGTGTATAGAGTTATGTCAAAAACAAAACCTCTCTTGGAAAGACTTGAATGCTATCCCAGGTGAATATATTATACACAAGCATACTTTGCGTGATCGCACAGAGGTCATTACTGAACGAAACGAACAATTACAAAAAAGAAAGCAGAGATAA
- the ribT gene encoding GNAT family N-acetyltransferase RibT, producing the protein MLIRFKKSYEKIAMGLLSFMPTEKDVKTLQLTMKEYEAKDDWQLYLWKQNEDFVGIMGIVKKENQVLEIQHLSVNPSHRHVGIGTKMVQELKSKFLEFTICGNEQTASFCEKCKGLEQNIHS; encoded by the coding sequence ATGTTAATTCGTTTTAAAAAAAGTTATGAAAAAATTGCAATGGGGCTTCTTTCGTTTATGCCAACTGAAAAAGATGTAAAAACATTACAATTGACAATGAAAGAATATGAAGCAAAAGATGATTGGCAATTGTATTTGTGGAAACAAAATGAAGATTTTGTTGGAATAATGGGGATTGTAAAAAAAGAGAATCAAGTATTAGAAATTCAGCATTTAAGTGTAAATCCGTCTCATCGTCATGTGGGGATTGGAACGAAGATGGTTCAAGAGTTAAAGAGTAAATTTCTTGAGTTTACAATTTGCGGAAATGAGCAAACAGCAAGTTTTTGCGAAAAATGTAAAGGGCTAGAACAAAATATACATTCGTGA
- a CDS encoding peptidylprolyl isomerase, producing the protein MKTLGYILMENGEKIELEFFPEEAPKTVENFKKLAEQGFYDGVTFHRVIPGFVSQGGDPTGTGAGGPGYSIPCETDGNPHRHLVGSLSMAHAGRNTGGSQFFVVHEPQPHLDGVHTVFGKATSGIETVLKMRQGDVMKEVKVWEE; encoded by the coding sequence ATGAAAACTTTAGGATACATATTAATGGAAAACGGTGAAAAAATCGAATTGGAATTTTTCCCAGAAGAAGCGCCAAAAACAGTAGAAAACTTTAAAAAATTAGCAGAGCAAGGATTTTATGACGGTGTTACATTCCACCGTGTTATTCCTGGCTTCGTAAGCCAAGGTGGAGACCCAACAGGTACAGGTGCTGGTGGTCCAGGTTACTCTATTCCATGTGAAACTGATGGAAACCCTCATAGACACCTTGTAGGATCACTTTCTATGGCTCACGCTGGCCGTAACACAGGCGGTAGCCAATTCTTTGTTGTTCATGAGCCACAGCCACATTTAGATGGCGTTCATACTGTATTTGGTAAAGCAACAAGCGGTATTGAAACAGTATTAAAAATGCGTCAAGGCGATGTAATGAAAGAAGTTAAAGTTTGGGAAGAATAA
- a CDS encoding DUF1002 domain-containing protein — protein MKTKLLALLLAVTVFMMPTASFADIIEGESIVTLGENLSEQQKQDLLKEMKAPKDATIITVSNAEEHKFLEGIVPKAQIGTRAISSSMITYTKPGSGLIVRSKNINWVTDAMYTNALITAGVKDAEIQITAPFKVSGTAALTGLMKAYETASNKPIPEEVKKVANEEMVQTAQLGDKIGEEKAVQLVAKIKEEIAKEQPKTTEDLRSLIKKIADQLGITLTDEQLDNLVALFDKMKNLNIDWNQVGSQLNKAKEHVSAFLGSEEGQSFLDKVKDFFSSIIDFVKSLFK, from the coding sequence GTGAAAACGAAATTATTAGCTCTGCTATTAGCTGTAACGGTATTTATGATGCCAACAGCTTCATTTGCAGACATCATCGAGGGAGAATCAATTGTTACACTAGGAGAGAACTTATCCGAACAACAAAAACAAGATCTGTTAAAAGAAATGAAAGCACCGAAAGATGCTACAATTATTACTGTATCTAATGCGGAAGAACATAAATTTCTAGAAGGCATTGTTCCAAAAGCACAAATTGGTACGAGAGCAATTTCTTCTTCTATGATTACATACACAAAACCAGGATCTGGTCTTATTGTACGATCAAAGAACATTAACTGGGTAACAGATGCAATGTACACTAACGCTTTGATTACAGCAGGTGTAAAAGATGCAGAAATTCAAATTACTGCACCTTTTAAAGTTTCAGGAACTGCAGCTTTAACTGGATTAATGAAAGCATATGAAACAGCTTCCAATAAACCAATTCCGGAAGAAGTTAAAAAAGTAGCGAATGAAGAAATGGTACAAACAGCCCAGCTTGGTGATAAAATTGGTGAAGAAAAAGCAGTTCAACTTGTTGCAAAAATTAAAGAAGAAATTGCAAAAGAACAGCCAAAAACAACAGAAGATTTACGTTCATTAATAAAGAAAATTGCGGATCAACTCGGCATTACATTAACAGATGAACAGTTAGATAACTTAGTAGCGTTATTTGATAAAATGAAAAATCTTAATATCGATTGGAATCAAGTTGGTAGTCAATTAAACAAAGCAAAAGAACACGTTTCTGCCTTTTTAGGATCTGAAGAAGGACAAAGTTTTCTAGATAAAGTGAAAGATTTCTTCTCAAGTATCATTGATTTTGTTAAATCTTTATTCAAGTAA